From Bradysia coprophila strain Holo2 unplaced genomic scaffold, BU_Bcop_v1 contig_324, whole genome shotgun sequence, the proteins below share one genomic window:
- the LOC119079477 gene encoding zinc finger protein 566-like gives MSSPKCAIIGCTNSKVKTPEKYFFHSPSGSGERRHGWMKPTGKWSLATSTKFNICEDHFDMDTDVEFFRMNGAPSLYKTAYPHRNLTTPEMALQAKLDKFNWKCFVPSCENKRLMSDRNVVFFAVPEGLQGQLWRAAVFEDKGFTNGSLVSDLEFCCEDHFDITKDFHKKFSIGTSIEYTINAGTVPSLNLSDSKLDILDDVKLKRLADMNLHPRVILNNRLTYLYGSKFPLLIEKLQMTDTSFVAVKEDAIESNGTVEIKTEPIDAAYEYEYEISNELVRKAEKSCSDTNPLELDSEPKYKPDAEASSTSEESDDLDVTTDDNSSTDDESFEPDTSDDSTESEESEGSEEAESLEDEVKSEGESDLNTTERFECRYCLQLVQNLDRHVERIHWNFSKNVNRTRCGLCPLIYPRSKDLRRHQIYVHSGNAYACDICDSLARTHEAIRIHILREHSSERTMLCQHCGKSYKFIWQLKRHVRSIHIGVEKQRTHVCQQCDKKFFSANDMTKHVNSVHLNLRPYKCDESGCNKAFKQQFHLKAHHAQVHAKQNRYSCLICDKKFSLKGNLTAHLKNVHKN, from the exons ATGAGTTCCCCAAAATGCGCTATAATTGGATGCACAAATAGCAAAGTAAAAACGCCGGAAAAGTATTTCTTCCACTCTCCCTCAGGATCAGGGGAAAGGCGACATGGGTGGATGAAACCAACGGGAAAATGGTCTCTAGcaacatcaacaaaatttaatatttgtgAGGACCATTTCGAT ATGGATACAGACGTTGAGTTTTTCAGAATGAATGGTGCTCCTTCACTGTATAAAACAGCCTATCCACATCGTAACCTCACCACACCTGAAATGGCATTGCAGGCGAAATTGGACAAGTTTAATTGGAAATGCTTTGTTCCGAGCTGTGAGAACAAAAGACTGATGTCAGATCGGAATGTGGTTTTCTTCGCGGTGCCAGAAG GCCTGCAAGGACAGTTGTGGAGAGCTGCTGTTTTTGAGGATAAAGGTTTCACGAATGGCTCGTTGGTTAGTGACCTTGAATTCTGTTGTGAGGATCATTTTGAC ATTACAAaggattttcacaaaaaatttagcaTTGGCACGTCCATCGAATACACAATCAATGCTGGTACAGTTCCGTCATTAAATCTAAGTGATTCGAAACTAGACATTTTGGACGAC GTAAAATTGAAGCGCCTCGCTGATATGAATCTTCATCCCAGAGTGATACTAAACAACAGATTAACCTACCTGTACGGTTCAAAGTTTCCGCTATTAATCGAAAAACTTCAGATGACTGACACTTCGTTTGTGGCTGTGAAAGAAGATGCAATTGAATCAAATGGAACTGTTGAAATAAAGACCGAACCAATAGATGCTGCGTACGAATACGAATACGAAATTAGCAATGAATTGGTCCGAAAAGCAGAAAAGTCCTGCTCTGACACAAATCCACTGGAACTTGATTCGGAACCTAAATATAAACCGGATGCCGAAGCATCATCTACGAGCGAAGAAAGCGACGATCTAGATGTAACAACTGACGACAATTCATCCACAGACGACGAATCGTTTGAACCTGACACATCTGATGATTCAACAGAATCAGAAGAATCAGAAGGTTCAGAAGAAGCAGAAAGTTTGGAAGATGAGGTCAAATCAGAAGGTGAATCAGATTTAAATACAACCGAACGCTTCGAATGCCGCTACTGTCTGCAGTTGGTTCAAAATTTGGACAGACATGTGGAGCGAATACATtggaatttttcgaaaaatgttaacCGAACCCGTTGCGGATTGTGTCCGTTAATATATCCACGATCAAAAGATCTGCGCAGACATCAAATATACGTCCATAGTGGTAATGCTTATGCTTGCGACATATGTGACAGTTTGGCACGAACGCATGAAGCGATTCGGATCCATATCCTACGGGAGCATTCCAGCGAACGGACAATGCTCTGTCAGCATTGTGGTAAAAgttacaaatttatttggcAGCTAAAACGTCATGTGCGAAGCATACACATCGGTGTTGAGAAGCAACGTACACACGTTTGTCAGCAGTgtgataagaaatttttttcggcgaaTGACATGACAAAACACGTGAATTCGGTGCATTTGAATTTGCGACCGTACAAATGTGATGAAAGCGGTTGCAATAAGGCATTTAAACAACAGTTCCATTTGAAAGCCCATCACGCACAGGTACATGCCAAGCAGAATCGCTATTCGTGTTTGATTTGCGACAAAAAGTTTTCGTTGAAAGGCAACTTAACAGCGCACTTGAAAAATGtccacaaaaattga
- the LOC119079491 gene encoding GATOR complex protein NPRL2-like: MDQISNHNGVESSEEQILQNGLSEDDDYKYEPYNDNDVDDPEPVKCIFLCEFHPTAGPKISCQEPADFISKELFKTVSRYIIPKIQLQRSFLSVSLLGKKILGYPVRIDNKQYTRNAFYFNFCFVFAPTTRTVVYEPVVRKLTEYMLTMELSTKILSQINDAAQVTRLTRLLAQIRRDINRKRMCMLQEGSTIIPLCVVPHYPEQPAVYPHSAVILNSKFHKYVQTQWDLTTLRILPYINGFNHISRISAMADVAQGLVIDCVKHLVLLGVAVIVPVFQYSNVYRPTPKLSQLAKCHLLQERCIERCSKSNLRQAKVRDIFRIFASMAHGATFGELCVRFNPAALNISEKQMVLFGLLEGLIRRVDRYPITVSRNLFYDDEDALAFLNKKPIAPGPIDTFDPLFATDAPPPKDRVSHPLPRGNNKRQQCNGNNGTGNQQLCIYNGLKSLDEICCTRGISSGQLEMQLAKDRHVIVLLK; this comes from the exons ATGGATCAAATCTCAAATCACAATGGTGTCGAGTCCTCAGAAGagcaaattttacaaaatggaTTAAGTGAAGACGACGACTACAAATATGAACCGTATAATGACAATGATGTAGACGATCCAGAACCAGTCAAATGtatatttttatgtgaatttcATCCAACGGCTGGTCCGAAAATCTCATGCCAAGAACCAGCTGATTTCATATCGAAAGAACTTTTCAAAACAGTCAGCCGATATATCATACCAAAGATTCAGTTACAACGAAGCTTCCTTAGTGT ATCATTGCTCGGGAAGAAAATACTCGGTTATCCGGTTCGAATAGACAACAAACAGTACACGAGAAATGCGTTCTACTTTaacttttgtttcgttttcgcTCCAACCACTCGGACCGTTGTGTATGAACCAGTCGTACGCAAGCTAACGGAATACATG TTAACAATGGAATTGTCAACGAAGATACTTTCTCAAATAAATGATGCGGCACAAGTGACTCGACTCACCAGGCTCCTAGCACAAATTCGGAGGGACATCAACAGAAAACGAATGTGTATGCTTCAAG AGGGCAGCACTATCATACCGTTATGTGTCGTTCCACATTACCCCGAACAGCCGGCAGTGTATCCACATAGTGCAGTTATATTAAAtagtaaatttcataaatatgTTCAAACACAATGGGATCTCACAACATTACGA ATCTTGCCTTACATAAATGGCTTTAATCATATCAGTCGAATATCAGCAATGGCCGATGTAGCACAAGGCTTAGTCATCGATTGTGTAAAACACTTAGTTCTATTAGGAGTGGCCGTTATCGTTCCAGTTTTTCAATATAGCAATGTGTATCGACCGACACCGAAACTGTCTCAATTAGCAAAGTGCCACCTATTGCAGGAACGTTGCATAGAACGTTGCTCCAAATCAA atCTGCGACAAGCCAAAGTACGTGACATTTTCCGAATCTTCGCATCGATGGCCCATGGAGCCACATTCGGTGAATTGTGTGTCCGTTTCAATCCGGCCGCACTGAACATCAGTGAAAAGCAAATGGTACTGTTCGGTCTGTTAGAAGGCCTAATTCGACGTGTCGACAGATATCCAATTACGGTCAGCCGAAATCTGTTCTACGACGACGAGGATGCACTTGCATTTCTGAACAAAAAACCAATTGCGCCCGGTCCGATAGACACCTTTGATCCGTTGTTTGCAACGGATGCTCCGCCACCGAAAGATCGAGTCAGTCATCCGTTGCCGCGAGGAAATAACAAACGGCAGCAATGTAACGGTAATAATGGTACTGGTAACCAGCAATTGTGCATTTACAACGGTTTGAAATCATTGGACGAGATTTGCTGCACTAGGGGTATTAGTTCCGGTCAGCTTGAGATGCAATTAGCCAAAGATAGGCATGTTATCgtacttttaaaataa